A single genomic interval of Cellulosilyticum sp. I15G10I2 harbors:
- the argC gene encoding N-acetyl-gamma-glutamyl-phosphate reductase, producing the protein MGDKKFNVYVDGQAGTTGLKINERLVSHPYINILTIAEDKRKDYNARKEMINSADIVFLCLPDDASREAVSMVEPANVHTKIIDASTAHRTHPDWTYGIPELSPEAREQIAASSRTSVPGCYASAFILPVYPLVKAGIIPADYPVTCHGISGYSGAGKPMIAEYNHEDRDTLYPYHGSPRHYGLGLTHKHIPEMKQKTGLKYAPIFSPIIADYYKGLAVSLQFHTRLLGKSVTSLDVHAYLADYYSGQNFVKVMDFNPTSCNGEPFFNPLACNDTNMAEIFVFGNNDQIMIMTRLDNLGKGASGAAVQNMNIMLGLDETISL; encoded by the coding sequence ATGGGAGATAAAAAATTTAATGTTTATGTAGACGGCCAAGCTGGTACTACTGGACTTAAAATAAACGAAAGATTAGTTAGTCACCCTTATATTAATATCTTAACAATAGCCGAGGACAAACGTAAGGATTATAACGCCCGCAAAGAAATGATCAACTCTGCTGACATTGTCTTTTTGTGTTTACCAGATGATGCTTCACGTGAAGCTGTATCTATGGTTGAACCCGCTAATGTTCATACTAAAATTATTGATGCAAGCACTGCGCATCGTACACATCCTGACTGGACATACGGTATCCCAGAACTTAGCCCAGAAGCTAGAGAGCAAATAGCTGCTTCAAGCCGCACCTCCGTTCCTGGATGCTATGCAAGTGCTTTTATATTACCTGTTTATCCTTTAGTTAAAGCTGGTATTATTCCTGCTGACTATCCTGTTACATGCCACGGCATATCTGGGTACAGTGGTGCCGGCAAACCTATGATTGCAGAATATAACCACGAAGACCGTGACACTTTATACCCGTATCATGGCAGTCCCCGCCACTATGGCCTTGGACTAACCCATAAGCACATACCAGAAATGAAACAAAAAACAGGCCTTAAATACGCGCCAATCTTTTCACCCATTATTGCTGATTATTACAAAGGGCTTGCTGTTTCACTTCAATTTCATACCCGCTTACTCGGTAAGTCTGTAACGTCGCTGGATGTACATGCATATCTTGCCGATTATTACTCTGGGCAGAACTTTGTTAAAGTAATGGACTTTAACCCTACTTCATGTAATGGCGAGCCTTTCTTTAACCCTCTTGCTTGCAATGATACAAACATGGCTGAGATCTTTGTATTTGGTAACAATGATCAGATAATGATTATGACTCGCCTTGATAATCTTGGAAAAGGTGCTTCTGGCGCAGCTGTTCAAAATATGAATATTATGCTCGGTTTAGATGAAACGATTAGTTTATAA
- a CDS encoding HD-GYP domain-containing protein codes for MQSITLKHILKIIQNSFNTLDTRLSGHGNQAAYILWKILESKGGYSQKQMLEFCALAVFHDIGAYKTEELNEILKFEVISPHSHSIYGSLFIKYFSPLADKSDIILYHHLDYINKDKVSSNHLDEALLLHLADRITIMLKKSGLIDYTSLYQLADVKFSKEDILLFARADKEHAISKKILNDTYADELYTFFESQILTHEELLAYSRMFAYSIDFRSEHTVYHTIMVTELSRLLCLKLGVDETTTRNVAFGALMHDIGKFSTPVSILEKPGKLTYEEMKIMKNHVVVTFEILKDLGFKEIIDIASYHHEKLDGTGYPFGLQGDELSFPARIVMITDIFSALLGKRSYKEPFPKERIISILNDLAYRGKIDDYIIEVVVSNYDELVEELHLSCQNTFEQYKNIKKEYTSITAYFDKSYDHISC; via the coding sequence ATGCAGTCAATCACTTTAAAGCATATTTTAAAAATTATTCAAAATTCATTTAATACGCTAGATACACGACTTTCAGGGCATGGCAATCAAGCTGCTTATATTCTGTGGAAAATACTCGAGAGTAAAGGCGGTTATAGCCAGAAACAAATGTTAGAATTCTGTGCACTTGCTGTTTTCCATGATATTGGCGCTTATAAGACTGAAGAACTTAATGAGATCTTAAAATTTGAGGTCATTTCTCCCCATAGTCATTCAATCTACGGCTCTTTATTCATTAAATACTTTTCTCCATTAGCTGATAAATCTGATATCATTTTGTATCACCATTTGGACTATATCAATAAAGATAAAGTTTCTTCAAATCATTTAGATGAGGCACTGCTTCTGCACCTTGCAGATCGTATTACAATTATGCTGAAAAAAAGTGGTCTCATTGACTATACAAGTCTTTATCAGTTAGCTGATGTTAAATTTTCTAAAGAGGATATTCTTTTATTTGCGAGGGCTGATAAAGAGCATGCTATAAGCAAAAAAATTCTCAATGATACATATGCCGATGAATTATATACATTCTTTGAATCTCAAATACTTACGCACGAAGAACTTTTAGCTTATTCACGTATGTTTGCATACTCTATTGACTTTAGAAGCGAACATACCGTCTATCATACCATTATGGTTACTGAACTTAGTCGTCTTCTTTGTTTGAAACTAGGTGTGGATGAAACAACCACAAGAAACGTTGCCTTCGGCGCTCTCATGCATGATATCGGCAAATTCTCTACGCCAGTTTCTATTCTTGAAAAGCCCGGTAAGCTTACCTATGAAGAGATGAAAATTATGAAAAATCATGTAGTTGTAACCTTTGAAATTCTCAAAGATCTTGGATTTAAAGAAATAATCGATATTGCATCTTACCATCACGAGAAATTAGATGGTACAGGCTATCCTTTTGGCCTTCAAGGAGACGAGCTGTCTTTTCCGGCGCGGATTGTTATGATTACTGATATTTTCAGTGCCTTACTCGGTAAACGCAGCTATAAGGAGCCTTTTCCTAAGGAACGTATTATTAGTATTCTCAACGATCTGGCTTACCGCGGTAAAATTGATGATTATATTATAGAAGTTGTGGTGTCAAACTATGATGAGCTCGTTGAAGAACTTCATTTAAGTTGTCAAAATACTTTTGAACAATATAAAAATATCAAAAAAGAATACACTTCGATAACCGCTTACTTTGATAAAAGCTATGATCATATTTCTTGTTAA
- a CDS encoding DUF1294 domain-containing protein, with amino-acid sequence MGIYFGYYIIVMSIIGFWSMWEDKRRAVKKRYRLSERTLFVIALIGGSIGSLIGMRICRHKTKHWYFKLGIPFILIVQVVVFWILLKPYLF; translated from the coding sequence GTGGGAATATATTTTGGATATTACATTATAGTCATGAGTATCATTGGTTTTTGGAGCATGTGGGAAGATAAGAGGCGGGCTGTTAAGAAACGATACAGATTATCAGAACGCACGCTTTTTGTAATAGCTTTGATAGGTGGCAGTATAGGAAGCTTGATAGGAATGCGTATCTGCAGGCACAAAACAAAACATTGGTATTTTAAGCTCGGAATCCCTTTTATACTTATTGTGCAAGTAGTAGTCTTTTGGATACTTTTAAAGCCGTATCTTTTTTAG
- a CDS encoding sugar kinase, with the protein MAKVILVGEPMALFIAEEEGTLDRVTNFKKSAAGAEMNVAIGLKRLEHEVCYITKLGRDPFGKYLIDFLEKENIDTSLICYDDHFPTAFQLKGKTSVGDPDVAYYRNGSAASNLRVDDVDDIDMKGFNHFHLTGIFPALSDKSRATLLYLIEKAKNSKLSTSFDPNLRLSLWKDSADMVATINKIAFRCDTVLPGISEGKILTGYEHERDIAQFYLDKGVKTVVIKLGPKGAYVRTRKEENYFEGYRVEKVVDTVGAGDGFAVGYMSALLEGLTIEECINRANAIGALQVMHQGDNEGLPTREKLSDFINLRK; encoded by the coding sequence ATGGCGAAAGTAATCTTAGTTGGAGAACCCATGGCGTTATTCATTGCAGAAGAAGAAGGTACTTTAGACAGAGTAACAAATTTTAAAAAGTCAGCAGCCGGTGCTGAAATGAATGTTGCAATAGGGCTTAAGAGACTAGAACATGAAGTGTGTTACATCACAAAACTAGGAAGAGACCCCTTTGGAAAATACCTAATAGATTTTCTTGAAAAAGAAAATATAGATACTAGTCTCATTTGTTATGATGATCATTTTCCAACAGCCTTTCAGTTAAAAGGCAAAACTTCTGTTGGCGATCCTGATGTAGCTTATTATCGTAATGGTTCGGCAGCATCTAACTTAAGGGTTGATGATGTGGATGATATTGATATGAAGGGATTCAATCACTTTCATTTAACAGGAATCTTTCCCGCGTTATCAGATAAATCAAGAGCAACCTTGTTATATCTTATCGAAAAGGCTAAAAACAGCAAACTAAGTACCTCGTTTGATCCTAATCTTAGATTAAGCTTATGGAAGGATTCGGCAGATATGGTTGCTACGATTAATAAAATTGCATTTCGCTGTGACACAGTACTTCCAGGCATTTCGGAAGGTAAAATCTTAACAGGCTACGAGCATGAGAGAGACATTGCACAGTTCTATCTAGATAAGGGCGTAAAAACGGTAGTCATAAAACTAGGTCCAAAAGGGGCTTATGTGAGAACCCGAAAAGAAGAAAACTACTTTGAAGGCTATAGAGTAGAAAAGGTAGTGGATACTGTAGGCGCTGGAGATGGTTTTGCAGTGGGCTATATGAGTGCGCTCTTAGAAGGGCTCACCATTGAGGAGTGTATCAACAGAGCAAATGCCATAGGCGCACTGCAGGTTATGCATCAAGGGGATAACGAAGGCTTGCCGACGAGGGAGAAGCTAAGTGATTTTATAAATTTAAGAAAATAG
- a CDS encoding sugar kinase, whose amino-acid sequence MGRIVTFGEIMLRLAPHGYLRFTQVDDFQATYGGGEANVAVSLANFGLDARFVTKLPKHDIGQAAVNDLRRYGVDTSKITRGGERVGIYFLEKGASQRASSVIYDRAHSAIADATTADFNWDEIFEDTEWFHFTGITPALGDNVTAICLEACKAAKAKGITVSCDLNFRKKLWTTEKAGQVMGTLMEYVDVCIANEEDAEKVFGIKAEGTDITGGALSHEGYKDVAKKLANKFGFKHVAITLRGSISASDNNWAAMLYDGNDYYFSKEYLVRIVDRVGGGDSFGAGLIYSLLNNYKAQDAIEFAVAASCLKHSIEGDYNRVSVAEVQSLAGGDGSGRVQR is encoded by the coding sequence ATGGGTAGAATAGTAACTTTCGGAGAAATAATGTTAAGACTTGCACCACATGGGTATTTAAGATTTACACAAGTAGATGATTTTCAAGCAACTTATGGCGGCGGAGAAGCTAACGTTGCAGTATCACTTGCTAATTTTGGATTAGATGCTAGATTTGTAACTAAACTTCCAAAACATGATATAGGGCAAGCAGCAGTGAATGACCTTCGCAGATATGGTGTGGATACATCAAAAATCACTAGAGGCGGAGAAAGAGTAGGGATCTACTTCTTAGAAAAAGGTGCTTCTCAAAGAGCATCATCAGTTATTTATGATAGAGCACATTCAGCAATTGCAGATGCAACTACAGCAGATTTTAACTGGGATGAGATTTTCGAAGATACAGAATGGTTCCACTTTACAGGAATCACACCAGCTTTAGGCGATAATGTAACAGCTATCTGTCTTGAAGCGTGTAAAGCAGCTAAAGCGAAAGGGATTACAGTAAGCTGTGACCTTAACTTTAGAAAGAAATTATGGACAACCGAAAAGGCTGGCCAAGTGATGGGAACACTTATGGAATACGTAGATGTATGTATTGCCAATGAAGAAGATGCAGAGAAAGTATTTGGTATCAAAGCAGAAGGTACCGACATCACTGGTGGAGCACTTAGCCATGAAGGTTATAAAGACGTAGCTAAAAAACTTGCAAATAAATTTGGCTTTAAACATGTAGCAATCACTTTAAGAGGGTCTATCTCAGCGAGCGACAATAATTGGGCTGCTATGCTGTATGATGGCAATGATTATTATTTCTCTAAAGAATATCTTGTGCGTATTGTGGATCGCGTTGGCGGCGGTGACTCATTTGGCGCAGGCCTTATCTATAGTTTATTAAACAACTATAAGGCGCAAGATGCTATTGAATTTGCAGTAGCGGCATCATGTTTAAAACACTCTATCGAAGGCGATTACAACCGCGTATCGGTAGCAGAAGTACAATCCTTAGCTGGTGGCGACGGTTCAGGACGCGTACAAAGATAA
- a CDS encoding bifunctional 4-hydroxy-2-oxoglutarate aldolase/2-dehydro-3-deoxy-phosphogluconate aldolase has translation MQYVLDKLEAFGIVPVIKIDRVEDALPLAKALCAGGLPVAEVTFRTACAKEAIKTITENLPEMLVGAGTVLTTEQVDEAVEAGAAFIVSPGLNPKVVKYCVDKGIPITPGCTNPSDVEQAIELGLEVVKFFPAEAAGGIKMIKAMAAPYTKMRFMPTGGITAKNLNDYLSFDKIIACGGSWMVDASLINNGQFDKITELTKEAVSQMLGFELAHIGINAPSEAQAQSVAGDIADLFNHPVKEGNSSIFVGTGVEVLKAPYLGQNGHVAYKTNYLKRAVNYLKARNIEFDEDSAKYDEKGNMVAIYIKGDKGGFAFHLLQKK, from the coding sequence ATGCAATATGTCTTAGATAAACTTGAAGCATTTGGGATTGTTCCAGTTATTAAAATCGACAGAGTAGAAGATGCACTCCCACTTGCAAAAGCGTTGTGCGCCGGAGGTCTTCCAGTAGCAGAGGTTACTTTTAGAACAGCATGTGCTAAAGAAGCTATCAAAACGATTACAGAGAATTTGCCAGAAATGTTAGTTGGTGCAGGTACAGTACTTACAACAGAGCAGGTAGATGAGGCAGTAGAAGCGGGCGCAGCATTTATAGTTAGTCCTGGACTTAACCCTAAAGTTGTTAAATACTGTGTTGATAAGGGGATACCTATTACGCCAGGCTGTACAAATCCATCTGACGTAGAACAAGCTATCGAACTAGGTTTAGAGGTTGTTAAATTCTTCCCAGCAGAAGCAGCTGGCGGCATCAAAATGATTAAGGCTATGGCAGCACCTTATACAAAAATGAGATTTATGCCTACTGGCGGAATCACTGCTAAAAACCTTAATGATTACTTATCTTTTGACAAAATTATTGCATGCGGCGGCAGCTGGATGGTAGATGCAAGCCTTATTAACAACGGACAATTTGATAAAATTACAGAGCTTACAAAAGAAGCTGTATCACAAATGTTAGGCTTTGAACTTGCACATATAGGAATCAATGCACCATCAGAAGCCCAAGCACAATCAGTTGCAGGCGATATTGCAGATTTATTTAATCATCCTGTTAAAGAAGGCAATAGTTCAATATTTGTAGGAACAGGCGTAGAAGTACTTAAAGCACCTTACCTCGGACAAAACGGACATGTTGCTTACAAAACAAACTATTTAAAAAGAGCGGTTAATTATTTAAAAGCAAGAAACATAGAGTTTGATGAAGACTCAGCGAAGTATGATGAAAAAGGCAATATGGTTGCAATTTATATAAAAGGTGATAAAGGTGGGTTTGCATTCCACTTATTACAGAAAAAATAG
- a CDS encoding helix-turn-helix transcriptional regulator, producing MNSIYDNLDIFTNLLDLLENHFGSNCEIVLHDNTKEYEHTIVDIRNGHVTGRKVGDCGGVWGLEVMSNTSSDTHIYNKIVHTRNGKIIRGSSMFLKDEKGSNIGSVCINMDITDSLKCEEFLKQFNNYSSPTPSSNELFTTDVNQLMDNLILQCENMFDKAPSNLTKEEKLEIVKFLDAKGAFLITKSGDKVCDFLNISKFTLYNYLETIRQS from the coding sequence ATGAATAGCATTTATGATAATTTAGATATATTCACCAATCTATTAGATCTACTTGAAAATCATTTTGGCAGCAACTGTGAAATTGTTTTACATGATAATACTAAAGAATACGAACATACAATTGTAGATATACGCAATGGTCATGTAACTGGGAGAAAGGTGGGTGACTGCGGCGGTGTCTGGGGGCTTGAAGTGATGAGTAATACTTCCAGTGATACACATATTTATAATAAAATCGTTCACACAAGAAATGGTAAGATTATTAGAGGGTCCTCTATGTTTCTTAAAGATGAGAAAGGTAGTAATATTGGTTCTGTTTGTATTAATATGGATATAACTGATTCTTTAAAATGCGAAGAGTTTCTTAAGCAGTTTAATAACTATTCTTCTCCTACGCCTTCTTCCAATGAATTATTTACTACAGATGTCAATCAGCTTATGGATAATCTGATTCTGCAGTGTGAAAATATGTTCGATAAAGCACCATCAAACCTTACCAAAGAAGAGAAATTAGAAATCGTTAAGTTTTTAGATGCCAAAGGCGCTTTTCTTATCACTAAATCCGGTGATAAGGTTTGTGATTTTCTTAATATTTCAAAATTTACCTTGTACAATTATCTGGAAACTATTAGACAGTCCTAG
- a CDS encoding GH36-type glycosyl hydrolase domain-containing protein — MNNNSQWIFIDDKGTFQLDSPELSSYLYFPLTNEAGMMSSITPTLNGDAKTGQNTFALLPVSGEDLHNSRMARNFWVYIEGKGAWSVAGLSAVQQAGLFNEDKEETKLTAGILWHKLERSSKNLGLKAEITSFVPAGPHQVELTKITITNMSGSIMRVTPTAAVPIYARSADNLRDHRHVTSLLHRIYTTRDGVVVKPTLTFDERGHKLNEMTYGVLGRDDEGNSPIAFFPILEEFIGQGGNLENPEAIIRNKPSITKEGECFEAYEAMGGLRFATEMISPGKSKTYVVAIGIDAKGAYFEDIASEYLSEKKFDKHFQETIKYWNQKLNLTFETGDRQLDGWMKWVSLEPILRRIYGCSFLPHHDYGRGGRGWRDLWQDCLALLIMEPQKVKDMLISNFGGVRFDGTNATIIGSGQGEFIADRNNITRVWMDHGAWPFLTTKLYIEQSGDVMFLLEKTSYFKDPQIARGQKKDSCWNSSYGRSQLDEKLSVYKGSILEHLLVQHLTAFYDVGQHNTMCLHGADWNDGLDMAVEQGESAAFTALYAYNLKEIARLIQILKEQKAQTTILLAKELTLLLVSCNYEDIEEKRKVLAAYLKTCEHNISGATAEIQSDALIENLEQKAAWLTNHLRKNEWIQSKEGYRWFNGYYDNKGQKVEGDHEKGIRMMLTSQVFTIMGGIAENDQVEEIIRSANHYLYDKKIGGYRLNTPFRELKTDMGRLFGFGYGHKENGAVFSHMAVMYANALYMRGYVRDGYKVLSTLYKHCSSFEKSRIYPGIPEYINEKGRGMYPYLTGAASWFILTALTEMFGIKGSLGDLKIEPKLLKMQFDKEGIITIRTVFANKGITIKYSNHKDLEYGEYVIKEIFINGNKCFNGGTEEAALISRQVISECNETEIEIRVNLDSRLAV; from the coding sequence ATGAATAACAACAGCCAATGGATTTTTATTGATGATAAAGGCACTTTTCAATTAGATTCACCTGAACTTAGCAGCTATCTTTATTTTCCCCTTACTAATGAGGCGGGAATGATGAGCAGTATAACACCTACCTTAAATGGTGATGCAAAAACAGGCCAAAATACCTTTGCACTACTTCCGGTAAGCGGTGAAGACTTACATAATTCAAGAATGGCAAGAAACTTTTGGGTCTACATAGAGGGAAAAGGAGCTTGGTCTGTAGCAGGGCTATCTGCTGTGCAGCAAGCTGGTCTTTTTAATGAAGATAAAGAAGAGACTAAGCTTACAGCAGGCATATTATGGCATAAACTTGAGAGAAGTTCTAAGAATCTTGGCCTTAAGGCAGAGATTACTTCTTTTGTTCCTGCTGGCCCGCATCAAGTTGAACTTACTAAAATAACTATTACCAATATGAGTGGAAGTATAATGAGGGTAACACCTACTGCTGCAGTTCCTATTTACGCAAGATCAGCAGACAATTTAAGGGACCACCGCCATGTGACCTCTCTTTTGCACCGCATTTATACAACGAGAGACGGGGTTGTTGTAAAGCCTACACTTACCTTTGATGAGAGAGGACATAAGCTTAATGAAATGACCTATGGCGTCCTTGGAAGAGATGATGAAGGTAATAGTCCTATAGCTTTCTTTCCTATCCTTGAGGAGTTTATAGGACAAGGAGGAAACCTTGAAAACCCTGAAGCTATTATAAGAAACAAGCCTTCTATAACTAAGGAAGGTGAGTGTTTTGAAGCCTATGAGGCTATGGGAGGTCTTCGATTTGCTACAGAGATGATTTCACCAGGGAAAAGCAAGACGTATGTTGTGGCTATAGGTATAGATGCAAAAGGGGCATATTTTGAGGATATAGCTTCAGAGTACCTAAGTGAGAAGAAGTTTGACAAGCATTTTCAAGAAACCATTAAGTATTGGAATCAAAAGCTTAATCTTACTTTTGAGACTGGAGACAGACAGCTTGACGGATGGATGAAATGGGTTTCTTTAGAGCCTATTTTAAGAAGAATTTATGGTTGTTCATTTCTACCGCACCATGATTATGGAAGAGGGGGTAGAGGTTGGAGAGACTTATGGCAGGACTGCCTGGCTCTTTTGATTATGGAACCCCAAAAGGTTAAAGATATGCTGATAAGCAACTTTGGAGGTGTACGCTTTGATGGCACCAATGCCACTATTATAGGTAGTGGGCAAGGGGAATTTATAGCTGATAGAAATAATATTACAAGGGTATGGATGGACCACGGTGCATGGCCGTTTCTTACTACCAAACTATACATAGAGCAAAGTGGAGATGTGATGTTTTTGCTTGAAAAAACCTCTTATTTTAAAGATCCGCAGATAGCAAGAGGGCAAAAAAAGGATAGTTGTTGGAATAGTAGCTATGGAAGGAGTCAGCTTGATGAAAAGCTCAGTGTCTATAAGGGTAGTATTCTAGAACATCTTTTGGTGCAGCATCTGACAGCTTTTTATGATGTCGGGCAGCATAACACTATGTGCCTTCATGGAGCAGACTGGAATGATGGACTGGATATGGCTGTGGAACAAGGAGAAAGTGCAGCTTTTACAGCTCTTTATGCGTATAATTTAAAAGAAATAGCAAGACTTATTCAAATACTTAAAGAACAAAAAGCACAAACTACCATTTTACTTGCCAAAGAACTTACTCTTCTTTTAGTAAGCTGCAATTACGAAGATATAGAAGAAAAGAGAAAGGTGCTTGCAGCCTATCTTAAAACCTGTGAGCATAATATCAGTGGCGCAACAGCAGAAATACAGAGTGATGCACTTATCGAAAACTTAGAGCAAAAGGCAGCGTGGCTCACTAATCATTTAAGGAAAAATGAGTGGATTCAAAGTAAAGAAGGTTATAGATGGTTTAATGGATATTACGATAATAAAGGGCAAAAAGTTGAGGGGGACCATGAAAAGGGTATTCGTATGATGCTCACTAGCCAAGTTTTTACTATTATGGGAGGCATTGCGGAAAATGATCAGGTAGAGGAGATTATTAGGTCGGCAAACCATTATTTATATGATAAAAAGATTGGTGGTTACAGGCTAAATACACCTTTTAGAGAGCTTAAAACTGATATGGGCAGACTATTTGGATTTGGCTATGGACATAAGGAAAATGGAGCAGTTTTTAGTCACATGGCAGTCATGTATGCTAATGCACTTTATATGAGGGGCTATGTGAGAGATGGCTATAAGGTACTCAGTACATTATATAAGCACTGTAGTAGCTTTGAGAAAAGTAGGATTTATCCAGGAATACCTGAGTATATTAATGAAAAAGGAAGAGGGATGTATCCTTACCTCACAGGTGCTGCCAGCTGGTTTATTCTCACTGCTCTTACAGAAATGTTTGGGATAAAAGGAAGTTTAGGTGATTTGAAAATAGAACCTAAGCTTCTTAAAATGCAGTTCGATAAAGAGGGGATTATTACTATTAGGACTGTATTTGCGAACAAGGGCATCACAATTAAATATAGTAATCACAAAGATTTAGAGTATGGTGAATATGTTATAAAAGAAATTTTTATTAATGGTAACAAGTGCTTCAATGGAGGGACAGAAGAGGCAGCACTTATATCAAGACAGGTGATATCAGAATGCAACGAGACAGAAATCGAAATTAGGGTCAATCTTGATAGTAGATTAGCCGTTTAA